In Oryza brachyantha chromosome 2, ObraRS2, whole genome shotgun sequence, a single window of DNA contains:
- the LOC102702253 gene encoding uncharacterized protein LOC102702253 — protein sequence MADGNPDGIKRYTPPVHRNRASNRRKSGDRVEKASFLYNNDGEKSHVPSLKNLPPIIPHETFVSNPQSDYSQTRLIPLEGCCASEAAQLHNDRWAAVMNLYNDQSYDSPDKPVMYSGSSGSSWGHGHMKLPHQMNFFEELRRALDNQIGTSPSVDTWN from the exons ATGGCGGACGGCAACCCGGACGGCATCAAGAGATACACCCCTCCCGTGCACAG GAATCGTGCAAGCAATCGACGCAAGTCTGGAG ACAGGGTTGAGAAAGCTAGTTTTTTGTACAACAATGATGGGGAGAAGAGCCATGTTCCTTCACTAAAGAACCTTCCACCAATTATTCCTCATGAGACTTTTGTCAGCAATCCTCAGAGTGATTACAGTCAAACAAGATTAATACCCTTAGAGGGATGTTGTGCCAGTGAGGCTGCACAGCTTCACAATGATC GTTGGGCTGCAGTAATGAACTTGTACAATGATCAGTCATATGATTCCCCTG ATAAACCGGTGATGTACTCTGGATCTAGTGGATCATCATGGGGTCATGGTCACATGAAACTTCCTCATCAG ATGAACTTCTTTGAAGAGTTGCGCCGTGCACTAGACAATCAAATAGGCACATCACCATCTGTCGACACCTGGAACTAA
- the LOC102705412 gene encoding outer envelope pore protein 37, chloroplastic-like produces MAAATTATSASSSTSQNPNPFNLPPWLRCPFNFLCPPPPAPPPPPPPPPPPPVAAPEAVAPRWRRPGLRVTTEYDSDEALFAHKVSCKLAGGLAKLRLSFQSDPQGQGEGDPRQLFASPVVGLIGKNFAVLYDVEARNALLRGEASLPGGAVQLRGSHDVKEKQGEVAVITRLGDPSYKLELSSLVPYNGLPRATFHFPIGQVSVEEIRNEDEKNLSLSGIAKSDFLDGILTAQYYENDLNLRYCYKDDELTLIPSVSLPSNAVSLDFKRRFSPSDKLSYRYNFYTDYWNAVYKHTVGKNFKVKTGYDSEVRVGWASLWVGQEDGKAKTAPMKTKLQLMLQVPQDNFRNPTFLFRVKKRWDL; encoded by the exons atggccgccgccaccaccgccacctccgcctcctcatCCACCTCCCAGAACCCTAACCCCTTCAACCTCCCGCCATGGCTCCGCTGCCCCTTCAACTTCCTCTgcccgcccccgccggcccctcctcccccgccgcctccccctccgccgccgccggtggcggccccggaggcggtggcgccgcggTGGAGGCGCCCGGGGCTCCGGGTCACCACGGAGTACGACAGCGACGAGGCCTTGTTCGCGCACAAGGTGTCGTGCAAGCTCGCCGGCGGGCTCGCCAAGCTGCGGCTCTCGTTCCAGAGCGACCCGCAGGGGCAGGGGGAGGGCGACCCGCGGCAGCTCTTCGCCTCGCCCGTGGTGGGGCTCATCGGCAAGAACTTCGCCGTGCTGTACGACGTCGAGGCCCGCAACGCGCTGCTCCGCGGGGAAGCCTccctccccggcggcgccgtccagCTCCGCGGCTCGCACGATGTGAAG GAGAAACAAGGAGAAGTCGCAGTGATCACTAGGCTGGGGGATCCATCTTATAAACTTGAGCTATCATCGTTGGTGCCTTACAATGGTCTG CCAAGAGCAACCTTCCACTTTCCTATTGGTCAAGTTTCAGTTGAAGAGATTAGAAATGAAGACGAGAAAAACCTGTCTCTTTCTGGGATTGCAAAATCTGATTTCTTGGACGGCATTCTTACTGCCCAGTACTATGAAAATGATCTTAATCTAAGATATTGTTATAAG GACGATGAGCTAACTTTAATTCCCAGTGTATCCCTGCCTTCCAATGCAGTATCCTTAGACTTCAAAAGGCGGTTTAGTCCTTCTGATAAGTTGAG CTATCGTTATAACTTCTATACTGATTACTGGAATGCTGTTTATAAGCACACAGTTGGTAAAAATTTCAAAGTGAAAACTGGTTATGATTCTGAGGTGCGAGTTGGATGGGCTTCCCTTTGG GTGGGGCAAGAAGACGGCAAAGCAAAGACCGCACCGATGAAGACGAAACTTCAGCTCATGCTTCAAGTTCCTCAGGACAATTTCCGGAATCCCACCTTCCTATTCCGTGTGAAGAAAAGGTGGGACCTGTAG
- the LOC102702533 gene encoding uncharacterized protein LOC102702533: MATKYIVGSVAASFAFAYVCEIYIAEGRLLGGTTTRTMATDEWQKETDKKFQAWPRTAGPPVVMNPVRRQNFIVKSSE; encoded by the exons ATGGCGACCAAGTACATCGTCGGATCAGTGGCTGCATCCTTCGCGTTCGCGTACGTCTGCGAGATCTACATCGCGGAAGGGAGGCTTCTTGGAG GCACGACGACTCGGACCATGGCGACGGACGAGTGGCAGAAGGAGACGGACAAGAAGTTCCAGGCGTGGCCGCGGACCGCCGGGCCACCGGTCGTGATGAACCCGGTCAGGCGCCAGAACTTCATCGTCAAGTCGTCtgaataa